The nucleotide sequence AGTCTAATATATATTCTTCTTCAAGACCATATTTTTCTTTCCCTTTAAATGTTAAATATCCTGCTTGTGCAAAAAATATATTAGCATTTGCATCTTCTATTTCTCTTGTTGTAAAGTCTAATGAATTTACTGTGTATTTTACTAAATCTTCGTATTCAACTTTTCTTCCTTTTACGTACTCATATATAAATGATGGAGGTCCACTTTCAAACCAATAGTTTTGAAATTTTCTTTCATCAAAGAATCTTAATACTGAAAATGGATTATATACAAAATGTTCTCCATCAAATGAAAATCCATTATAATATTTTTTCATTTCTTGCAATAATTCATTTTTTGTTATTTCTAATTTTTCTGCTGTTTCTATTATGTATTCATCAAAATAATATTCCAATTCTTCTTGCGTATAACCTAACATTTGAGAATAATCATTGTCTAATGATATATCATTTAAATTATTTAACCCAGAATAATCACTTTTTAAATTAAATTTTGTTATTCCTGTGATAAATACAAATTTTATGTATTCATCTCTGGATTTGATTGTTACATAGAAATCTCTTAATATTTCTCTATATTTTTCAGCTTTTTCTTTGTTATTTATATTATCTAATATTGGTTTTTCATATTCATCTACTAATATTACCACTTTTCCTTTTCTGGATAATTTAAGTATTAATTCATCAAATGCAAATTTATAATCTTCTTCCAATATTTCTACATTATTTCTTTGACCTTCTTGTTTTATTAAGTTTGTCAAACTCTTTTTAAATCTCTCTTCATTATCTGTAGCAGCTAATAATATATTTAATCTTATAATAGGATATTCTTTGAAATCCCATTTGTCATATATATATGTATCTTTAAATAATTCTTTTTCTCCTTTGAATATATAATATAATGTTGATATTGTTAAGCTCTTTCCAAATCTTCTAGGACGAGATAAAAAATAATATTTTCCATTATCTATTAAATCAAAAATATATTTTGTTTTATCTACATATATATAATTATCTTCTATTATTTCCTTATAATCCTGTATCCCTATCGGCAATTTTTTCATCAAATCCACCTCCATAACTAAATTATATCACAATTCAAATTTCAATAATACTTTGATTATTTACATTCTACTATTTTACTCCATCAACAAACTCTATGATTTAATTAAATAATAAAAACCGGGATCAACCCGGTTTAATTTCAAAGTATTCAATTATATAATTTTTTTTAATTACTATTTATTATAACATTTTAGATCAATCTAAAAAGAAATTGGAAAAGATCCAAAAAAACTACCACCATTATTTGTAATAATTATTGTAAATGGATTATTTATATCTATCTTTGATAAATAAAACATCACACCAGACTCTGAACTCATTTTTAATTGTATCCCTAAATAATAATCTTTTTTATTCACACTAAATGGTGTTTGAAAACTGAATTCTGGATAGTATTCTCCATTATATAATACTCCATATGCAAAATATCCAGAAATATATTTATCATCCATTATTTCAATTGGAATAGATAATGAATATCCTAAATCTGAAATTCCTACAATAACAGGTATTGTAAAGTATCTTTGTAATTGAATACCATAATTTGAAATACTATTACCAATTCCAGAATTATCATATGATGTAGAAAAAATAGATGCTTTTAATACAGTTGGAATTAAATATTTATCAAGGCTTATTTTCTTTTTTTCACTACCTCCTTTAAATACAGAGGTATGTGAATAAGAAAAACTTTTTGATATTAAATCATTATTATATTTTTTTATTTCTGATGATAATAATATAGAGTTATTTTCATATCCAATATTTAAATTAAAATATCTTTCTCCTGCCTTCATTTTTATTTTCTTAAAAAATACCTTTTGATATGTAAAAAATTCATTCTTATCATTATAATTTATTCCAATACCTGGTAAATAAACATCAGAAAAATCCAAAGGATAACTTAAGTATAATCCTATATTTGAACCTTCGCCAACTTCCCATATATTCTTTGAAATAGAAATATTATTTCCTATATCCAAATTAAAACCAAAAGCAAATAAGGAAAAAATTATCATAATAACTATAATCAATTTTTTCATAACCACACCTCCGAATTTTCTATTATCTTACTTATTATATATGAATATTTATACTCAAATATAATATTTCATATATTATATACCTAATTATATATTTCTAAATAGAACATATTTATAAATATATTTATATTAACTATAGCATATGCATTTTATTGCCATATACTTCAATTTGTATTATGCAAATCAATTTTATTATATCACAATTCAGTAACGAAATTTGGTAATAATTCACGTATTATTCCCATTCAAAAATAATATTTTATACTACAATCGTCAGCGCTGACAGAGAAGAAAAATAAAAATTGAAATGAAAGGAGATGAAAGTATGGCAACAAAAATTAATTTAGGTGATAAAGTTAGAATTTCTTTTGATTATGGTTTAGATTTAGATGGAAAACAAATTATTAAAAGAAAAGCGTTTTCAATTATAGCAGGTGCAACTGATGATCAAGTATATACTGCTGCATTAAATTATGCATCATTATCTGAAAAATCATTAGTAGAAATTGAAAAAATAGAAAACTATGAATT is from Marinitoga litoralis and encodes:
- a CDS encoding AAA family ATPase, which encodes MKKLPIGIQDYKEIIEDNYIYVDKTKYIFDLIDNGKYYFLSRPRRFGKSLTISTLYYIFKGEKELFKDTYIYDKWDFKEYPIIRLNILLAATDNEERFKKSLTNLIKQEGQRNNVEILEEDYKFAFDELILKLSRKGKVVILVDEYEKPILDNINNKEKAEKYREILRDFYVTIKSRDEYIKFVFITGITKFNLKSDYSGLNNLNDISLDNDYSQMLGYTQEELEYYFDEYIIETAEKLEITKNELLQEMKKYYNGFSFDGEHFVYNPFSVLRFFDERKFQNYWFESGPPSFIYEYVKGRKVEYEDLVKYTVNSLDFTTREIEDANANIFFAQAGYLTFKGKEKYGLEEEYILDYPNLEVKNSFSKLILEANYNLENDKIKELNKTIWKLLSKSKVDEIIEEIKRIISAIPYNLHQNRESYYHSLIYTIL
- a CDS encoding DUF1659 domain-containing protein, whose product is MATKINLGDKVRISFDYGLDLDGKQIIKRKAFSIIAGATDDQVYTAALNYASLSEKSLVEIEKIENYELQA